The proteins below are encoded in one region of Hordeum vulgare subsp. vulgare chromosome 3H, MorexV3_pseudomolecules_assembly, whole genome shotgun sequence:
- the LOC123444279 gene encoding type IV inositol polyphosphate 5-phosphatase 3, translating to MAARHSYPPTRATRSAPAPRPLSPLGESAAAAAHPGADPEARRKAKKQNQLWPKTVLRKWLNIRSPDSDFSADEGDTADEADSESEYEEMCGWERQRYDRDRRMRGLGAQTTDSQMEGVPYGLHRRRKSETLRAQYIDVKELRVCVGTWNVAGKLPPRDLDIQEWLDMKEPADIYVLGFQEVVPLNAGNIFGAEDNRPASMWEHIIRETLNKISPDKPKYKSHSDPPSPSRFKPSDDTLAMEDELHSESDSENGGEVHPWNEQDLVVVYDDDKNTLEHSTSAPVETILQDDKFSRLPSMKTFNRSHNIVSFEDYACHLEEPINQKMLTKTLSHSERLGMIWPEQPLDMLAQCLPDSTQPFDSGKALKTYLSFKSVNGDSCAFPEDSALHGLNIESVVAKGKRPYFVRIISKQMVGVFLTIWVRRSLRKRIQNVKVSTVGVGAMGYIGNKGSIAVSMSIYQTHFCFLCCHLTSGEKEGDEQKRNADVQEIHRRTVFNSRVSTPKTIYDHERIFWLGDLNYRINLSYEKTHEFISNCDWKGLFEKDQLRVELRKGHLFDGWTEGVISFPPTYKYRFNSNKYTSDEPKSGRRTPSWCDRILSYGKGMRLLSYEVVDMRLSDHRPVKAVYTVDIEVFSPKKLQRALTFTDAEVEDRLSSEDECIAGIYSLGLS from the exons ATGGCGGCCAGGCACTCGTACCCGCCCACGCGGGCCACGCGGAGCGCGCCGGCTCCACGGCCATTGTCGCCTCTCGGggagtcggcggcggcggcggcccacCCCGGCGCCGACCCGGAGGCGCGCCGCAAGGCCAAGAAGCAGAACCAG CTGTGGCCCAAGACGGTGCTGCGAAAGTGGCTCAACATCCGGTCGCCGGACTCCGACTTCAGCGCCGACGAGGGCGACACGGCCGACGAGGCCGACAGCGAGTCCGAGTACGAAG AGATGTGCGGATGGGAACGGCAGCGATATGACCGGGACAGGAGAATGCGTGGATTGGGTGCTCAGACTACTG ATAGCCAAATGGAGGGTGTTCCATACGGTCTTCATAGAAGGCGTAAGTCAGAGACTCTCCGTGCTCAGTATATCGATGTCAAGGAACTGCG GGTCTGCGTAGGAACATGGAATGTTGCAGGCAAACTTCCACCTCGGGATTTGGATATTCAAGAATGGTTGGATATGAAGGAGCCGGCTGACATATATGTTCTTGG ATTTCAAGAAGTTGTTCCATTAAATGCTGGGAATATATTTGGTGCGGAAGATAACCGCCCTGCTTCCATGTGGGAACATATCATTCGTGAGACACTGAATAAGATTAGTCCAGATAAACCAAAATATAAAAGTCACAGTGATCCTCCATCTCCATCAAGGTTCAAGCCATCTGATGACACTCTTGCAATGGAAGATGAACTTCATAGCGAGTCTGACAGCGAAAATGGCGGGGAAGTGCACCCATGGAATGAACAAGATTTAGTTGTTgtttatgatgatgataagaacacACTTGAACACTCCACTTCTGCTCCTGTTGAAACTATTCTACAAGATGATAAGTTCAGCAGGTTGCCTTCAATGAAGACTTTCAATAGATCCCATAACATAGTAAGTTTTGAAGATTACGCTTGTCATTTAGAAGAGCCGATCAACCAAAAGATGTTAACCAAAACTCTCAGTCACTCAGAGAGGCTTGGAATGATTTGGCCAGAGCAACCATTGGATATGTTGGCTCAGTGTCTTCCAGACAGCACACAACCATTTGATTCGGGGAAGGCACTAAAAACATATTTGTCTTTCAAATCAGTTAATGGAGATTCCTGTGCTTTTCCAGAGGATAGTGCACTTCATGGTTTAAACATTGAAAGTGTGGTAGCTAAAGGAAAAAGACCATACTTTGTAAGGATAATAAGCAAGCAGATGGTTGGAGTATTTCTCACAATATGGGTACGAAGGAGCCTGCGAAAGCGCATTCAGAACGTGAAAGTATCAACTGTAGGTGTAGGTGCTATGGGATACATTGGTAATAAG GGATCAATAGCAGTAAGCATGTCGATATATcagacacacttttgctttctttgtTGTCACCTGACCTCTGGAGAAAAGGAAGGAGATGAACAAAAAAGGAATGCGGATGTGCAAGAGATCCATCGAAGGACAGTATTTAATTCCAGAGTGAGCACGCCTAAGACGATATATGACCACGA AAGGATATTCTGGCTAGGGGATCTCAATTATAGGATCAACTTATCATACGAAAAAACACATGAATTTATCTCGAACTGTGACTGGAAGGGGTTGTTTGAGAAAGATCAG CTAAGAGTAGAACTAAGGAAAGGACATTTATTTGACGGGTGGACCGAAGGAGTAATCAGCTTTCCTCCGACATACAAGTACCGGTTTAACTCGAACAAGTACACAAGCGATGAGCCAAAATCTGGGAGAAGGACCCCTTCATG GTGCGACCGAATTCTTTCGTATGGCAAGGGAATGAGGCTATTGTCCTACGAGGTAGTTGATATGAGGCTGTCCGATCACCGCCCCGTGAAAGCCGTGTACACGGTCGACATAGAGGTTTTCAGTCCCAAAAAGTTGCAGAGAgctctcaccttcaccgacgcaGAGGTCGAGGACCGGTTGTCCTCCGAGGACGAATGCATCGCCGGAATCTACAGCCTTGGGTTGTCGTAA